Proteins found in one Phocoena sinus isolate mPhoSin1 chromosome 19, mPhoSin1.pri, whole genome shotgun sequence genomic segment:
- the TPPP3 gene encoding tubulin polymerization-promoting protein family member 3 isoform X1, giving the protein MRLSQQLRPRGERRGRGRVGGASVTLVTLPPRQPRGWDSPSLWRPRNKGIIRRNRPACSPAPEPAGSRAVEPPSLLRPSVHSCVFLSVHRTCTAGAATREKPGGMAASADVAGLEESFRKFAIHGDPKASGHELNGKNWAKLCKDCKVADGKAVTGTDVDIVFSKVKGKSARVINYEEFKKALEELAPKRFKEKSKEEAFNAICQLVAGKEPANVGVTKAKTGGAVERLTDTSKYTGSHKERFDESGKGKGIAGRQDILDDSGYVSAYKNAGTYDAKVKK; this is encoded by the exons ATGAGACTATCGCAGCAGCTCCGCCCCCGCGGAGAGCGGAGAGGGCGGGGTCGGGTAGGTGGAGCCAGCGTGACCTTGGTCACTCTCCCGCCGAGACAGCCCCGGGGGTGGGACTCGCCGTCTCTATGGAGACCGAGAAACAAGGGAATAATACGGCGGAACCGCCCGGCCTGCAGTCCCGCCCCAGAGCCGGCAGGGAGCAGAGCTGTGGAGCCGCCTAGTCTCCTGCGTCCATCGGTCCACTCTTGCGTCTTTCTTTCTGTCCATCGAACGTGCACTGCAGGAGCAGCCACGAGGGAGAAGCCG GGTGGCATGGCAGCGAGCGCAGATGTGGCTGGGCTGGAGGAAAGCTTCCGCAAGTTTGCCATCCATGGTGATCCCAAGGCCAGTGGGCACGAGCTGAATGGCAAGAACTGGGCCAAGCTGTGCAAGGACTGCAAGGTGGCTGACGGAAAGGCTGTGACAGGGACCGATGTCGACATCGTCTTCTCCAAAGTCAA GGGGAAGTCTGCCCGGGTCATCAACTATGAGGAGTTCAAGAAGGCCTTAGAAGAGCTGGCACCCAAGCGATTCAAGGAGAAGAGCAAGGAGGAGGCCTTTAATGCCATCTGCCAGCTGGTGGCAGGCAAGGAACCAGCCAATGTGGGTGTTACT aaagcaaaaacaggGGGTGCTGTGGAACGGCTGACTGACACCAGCAAGTACACGGGCTCCCACAAGGAACGCTTCGATGAGAGCGGCAAGGGCAAGGGCATTGCTGGGCGGCAGGACATCCTGGATGACAGTGGCTATGTGAGTGCCTACAAGAATGCAGGTACCTATGATGCCAAGGTGAAGAAGTGA
- the TPPP3 gene encoding tubulin polymerization-promoting protein family member 3 isoform X2, with protein sequence MAASADVAGLEESFRKFAIHGDPKASGHELNGKNWAKLCKDCKVADGKAVTGTDVDIVFSKVKGKSARVINYEEFKKALEELAPKRFKEKSKEEAFNAICQLVAGKEPANVGVTKAKTGGAVERLTDTSKYTGSHKERFDESGKGKGIAGRQDILDDSGYVSAYKNAGTYDAKVKK encoded by the exons ATGGCAGCGAGCGCAGATGTGGCTGGGCTGGAGGAAAGCTTCCGCAAGTTTGCCATCCATGGTGATCCCAAGGCCAGTGGGCACGAGCTGAATGGCAAGAACTGGGCCAAGCTGTGCAAGGACTGCAAGGTGGCTGACGGAAAGGCTGTGACAGGGACCGATGTCGACATCGTCTTCTCCAAAGTCAA GGGGAAGTCTGCCCGGGTCATCAACTATGAGGAGTTCAAGAAGGCCTTAGAAGAGCTGGCACCCAAGCGATTCAAGGAGAAGAGCAAGGAGGAGGCCTTTAATGCCATCTGCCAGCTGGTGGCAGGCAAGGAACCAGCCAATGTGGGTGTTACT aaagcaaaaacaggGGGTGCTGTGGAACGGCTGACTGACACCAGCAAGTACACGGGCTCCCACAAGGAACGCTTCGATGAGAGCGGCAAGGGCAAGGGCATTGCTGGGCGGCAGGACATCCTGGATGACAGTGGCTATGTGAGTGCCTACAAGAATGCAGGTACCTATGATGCCAAGGTGAAGAAGTGA
- the ZDHHC1 gene encoding probable palmitoyltransferase ZDHHC1 isoform X2, with protein MYKMNICNKPSNKTAPEKNVWTAPAQASGPSPELQGQRSRRNGWSWPPHPLQIVAWLLYLFFAVIGFGVLVPLLPHHWVPAGYACMGAIFAGHLVVHLTAVSIDPADANVRDKSYAGPLPIFNRSQHAHVIEDLHCNLCDVDVSARSKHCSACNKCVCGFDHHCKWLNNCVGERNYRLFLHSVASALLGVLLLVLVATYVFVEFFVNPMQLRTNRHFEVLKNHTDVWFVFLPAAPVETQAPAILALAALLILLGLLSTALLGHLLCFHIYLMWHKLTTYEYIVQHRPPQEAKGAHRELESCPPRMRPIQEMEFYMRTFSHVRPEPPGQARPASVNANPSRFLATRGHVEPPPPSSPETLALPPRIRPQKKRKRRMYKVRTSRTLDREPPLPRLPGPRTPRRRSSSSSDSADASPAGAYHSASAESMDEIPVAQTRLGSAGVALQARAPAVFVSPSSGEPGARGGPEAGPA; from the exons atgtacaag ATGAACATCTGCAACAAGCCCTCTAACAAGACAGCCCCTGAGAAGAATGTGTGGACAGCACCTGCACAGGCCAGCGGACCCTCCCCGGAGCTGCAGGGCCAGCGGTCCCGCCGGAATGGGTGGAGCTGGCCCCCTCACCCGCTCCAGATTGTGGCCTGGCTGCTGTACCTCTTCTTTGCTGTGATTGGCTTTGGGGTCCTTGTTCCCCTCCTGCCTCACCACTGGGTGCCTGCTGGCTATGCT TGCATGGGCGCCATCTTTGCTGGTCACCTCGTGGTGCACCTGACTGCTGTTTCCATCGACCCAGCAGATGCCAATGTGCGGGACAAGAGCTATGCTGGGCCCCTGCCCATCTTCAACCGCAGCCAACATGCACACGTCATTGAAGACCTGCACTGCAACTTGTGCGACGTGGATGT GAGTGCTCGTTCCAAGCACTGCAGCGCCTGCAACAAATGCGTGTGCGGCTTCGACCACCACTGCAAGTGGCTCAACAACTGCGTGGGCGAGAGGAACTACCG GCTCTTTCTACACAGTGTGGCATCTGCCTTACTGGGCGTCCTGCTCCTCGTGCTGGTGGCCACTTATGTCTTTGTGGAGTTCTTTGTCAACCCCATGCAGCTGCGTACCAACCGCCACTTTGAAG TCTTGAAGAATCACACAGATGTGTGGTTCGTGTTCCTGCCTGCTGCCCCTGTGGAGACACAGGCTCCTGCCATCCTGGCTCTGGCTGCCCTTCTCATCCTTCTGGGCCTGCTCTCCACAGCCCTGCTCGGCCACCTGCTCTGCTTCCACATTTATCTCA TGTGGCACAAGCTCACCACCTATGAATACATCGTGCAGCATCGTCCGCCCCAGGAGGCAAAGGGGGCCCACAGGGAGCTTGAGTCATGTCCCCCCAGGATGCGGCCCATTCAG GAGATGGAGTTCTACATGCGGACCTTCAGCCATGTGCGCCCAGAGCCCCCTGGCCAGGCCAGGCCTGCCTCAGTGAATGCTAA CCCCTCCCGGTTCCTTGCCACCCGCGGCCACGTGGAGCCTCCACCGCCCTCCTCCCCAGAGACTCTCGCTCTGCCCCCCCGGATCCGACCCCAG aaaaaaaggaagcgGCGCATGTATAAGGTACGGACCTCCAGAACCTTGGACCGGGAGCCCCCGTTGCCCAGGCTGCCGG GGCCGCGGACCCCCCGCCGCCGCTCTAGCTCGTCGTCGGATTCCGCTGACGCCAGCCCTGCAGGCGCCTACCACTCGGCGTCAGCCGAGTCCATGGACGAGATTCCAGTGGCTCAGACGCGCCTAGGCAGCGCCGGGGTGGCGCTGCAGGCGCGTGCGCCGGCCGTTTTCGTAAGCCCGAGTAGCGGCGAGCCCGGTGCGCGGGGCGGCCCGGAAGCCGGTCCCGCTTAG
- the ZDHHC1 gene encoding probable palmitoyltransferase ZDHHC1 isoform X1, whose protein sequence is MYKMNICNKPSNKTAPEKNVWTAPAQASGPSPELQGQRSRRNGWSWPPHPLQIVAWLLYLFFAVIGFGVLVPLLPHHWVPAGYACMGAIFAGHLVVHLTAVSIDPADANVRDKSYAGPLPIFNRSQHAHVIEDLHCNLCDVDVSARSKHCSACNKCVCGFDHHCKWLNNCVGERNYRLFLHSVASALLGVLLLVLVATYVFVEFFVNPMQLRTNRHFEVCLCLAVLKNHTDVWFVFLPAAPVETQAPAILALAALLILLGLLSTALLGHLLCFHIYLMWHKLTTYEYIVQHRPPQEAKGAHRELESCPPRMRPIQEMEFYMRTFSHVRPEPPGQARPASVNANPSRFLATRGHVEPPPPSSPETLALPPRIRPQKKRKRRMYKVRTSRTLDREPPLPRLPGPRTPRRRSSSSSDSADASPAGAYHSASAESMDEIPVAQTRLGSAGVALQARAPAVFVSPSSGEPGARGGPEAGPA, encoded by the exons atgtacaag ATGAACATCTGCAACAAGCCCTCTAACAAGACAGCCCCTGAGAAGAATGTGTGGACAGCACCTGCACAGGCCAGCGGACCCTCCCCGGAGCTGCAGGGCCAGCGGTCCCGCCGGAATGGGTGGAGCTGGCCCCCTCACCCGCTCCAGATTGTGGCCTGGCTGCTGTACCTCTTCTTTGCTGTGATTGGCTTTGGGGTCCTTGTTCCCCTCCTGCCTCACCACTGGGTGCCTGCTGGCTATGCT TGCATGGGCGCCATCTTTGCTGGTCACCTCGTGGTGCACCTGACTGCTGTTTCCATCGACCCAGCAGATGCCAATGTGCGGGACAAGAGCTATGCTGGGCCCCTGCCCATCTTCAACCGCAGCCAACATGCACACGTCATTGAAGACCTGCACTGCAACTTGTGCGACGTGGATGT GAGTGCTCGTTCCAAGCACTGCAGCGCCTGCAACAAATGCGTGTGCGGCTTCGACCACCACTGCAAGTGGCTCAACAACTGCGTGGGCGAGAGGAACTACCG GCTCTTTCTACACAGTGTGGCATCTGCCTTACTGGGCGTCCTGCTCCTCGTGCTGGTGGCCACTTATGTCTTTGTGGAGTTCTTTGTCAACCCCATGCAGCTGCGTACCAACCGCCACTTTGAAG TCTGCCTGTGCCTTGCAGTCTTGAAGAATCACACAGATGTGTGGTTCGTGTTCCTGCCTGCTGCCCCTGTGGAGACACAGGCTCCTGCCATCCTGGCTCTGGCTGCCCTTCTCATCCTTCTGGGCCTGCTCTCCACAGCCCTGCTCGGCCACCTGCTCTGCTTCCACATTTATCTCA TGTGGCACAAGCTCACCACCTATGAATACATCGTGCAGCATCGTCCGCCCCAGGAGGCAAAGGGGGCCCACAGGGAGCTTGAGTCATGTCCCCCCAGGATGCGGCCCATTCAG GAGATGGAGTTCTACATGCGGACCTTCAGCCATGTGCGCCCAGAGCCCCCTGGCCAGGCCAGGCCTGCCTCAGTGAATGCTAA CCCCTCCCGGTTCCTTGCCACCCGCGGCCACGTGGAGCCTCCACCGCCCTCCTCCCCAGAGACTCTCGCTCTGCCCCCCCGGATCCGACCCCAG aaaaaaaggaagcgGCGCATGTATAAGGTACGGACCTCCAGAACCTTGGACCGGGAGCCCCCGTTGCCCAGGCTGCCGG GGCCGCGGACCCCCCGCCGCCGCTCTAGCTCGTCGTCGGATTCCGCTGACGCCAGCCCTGCAGGCGCCTACCACTCGGCGTCAGCCGAGTCCATGGACGAGATTCCAGTGGCTCAGACGCGCCTAGGCAGCGCCGGGGTGGCGCTGCAGGCGCGTGCGCCGGCCGTTTTCGTAAGCCCGAGTAGCGGCGAGCCCGGTGCGCGGGGCGGCCCGGAAGCCGGTCCCGCTTAG
- the ZDHHC1 gene encoding probable palmitoyltransferase ZDHHC1 isoform X4 yields MGAIFAGHLVVHLTAVSIDPADANVRDKSYAGPLPIFNRSQHAHVIEDLHCNLCDVDVSARSKHCSACNKCVCGFDHHCKWLNNCVGERNYRLFLHSVASALLGVLLLVLVATYVFVEFFVNPMQLRTNRHFEVCLCLAVLKNHTDVWFVFLPAAPVETQAPAILALAALLILLGLLSTALLGHLLCFHIYLMWHKLTTYEYIVQHRPPQEAKGAHRELESCPPRMRPIQEMEFYMRTFSHVRPEPPGQARPASVNANPSRFLATRGHVEPPPPSSPETLALPPRIRPQKKRKRRMYKVRTSRTLDREPPLPRLPGPRTPRRRSSSSSDSADASPAGAYHSASAESMDEIPVAQTRLGSAGVALQARAPAVFVSPSSGEPGARGGPEAGPA; encoded by the exons ATGGGCGCCATCTTTGCTGGTCACCTCGTGGTGCACCTGACTGCTGTTTCCATCGACCCAGCAGATGCCAATGTGCGGGACAAGAGCTATGCTGGGCCCCTGCCCATCTTCAACCGCAGCCAACATGCACACGTCATTGAAGACCTGCACTGCAACTTGTGCGACGTGGATGT GAGTGCTCGTTCCAAGCACTGCAGCGCCTGCAACAAATGCGTGTGCGGCTTCGACCACCACTGCAAGTGGCTCAACAACTGCGTGGGCGAGAGGAACTACCG GCTCTTTCTACACAGTGTGGCATCTGCCTTACTGGGCGTCCTGCTCCTCGTGCTGGTGGCCACTTATGTCTTTGTGGAGTTCTTTGTCAACCCCATGCAGCTGCGTACCAACCGCCACTTTGAAG TCTGCCTGTGCCTTGCAGTCTTGAAGAATCACACAGATGTGTGGTTCGTGTTCCTGCCTGCTGCCCCTGTGGAGACACAGGCTCCTGCCATCCTGGCTCTGGCTGCCCTTCTCATCCTTCTGGGCCTGCTCTCCACAGCCCTGCTCGGCCACCTGCTCTGCTTCCACATTTATCTCA TGTGGCACAAGCTCACCACCTATGAATACATCGTGCAGCATCGTCCGCCCCAGGAGGCAAAGGGGGCCCACAGGGAGCTTGAGTCATGTCCCCCCAGGATGCGGCCCATTCAG GAGATGGAGTTCTACATGCGGACCTTCAGCCATGTGCGCCCAGAGCCCCCTGGCCAGGCCAGGCCTGCCTCAGTGAATGCTAA CCCCTCCCGGTTCCTTGCCACCCGCGGCCACGTGGAGCCTCCACCGCCCTCCTCCCCAGAGACTCTCGCTCTGCCCCCCCGGATCCGACCCCAG aaaaaaaggaagcgGCGCATGTATAAGGTACGGACCTCCAGAACCTTGGACCGGGAGCCCCCGTTGCCCAGGCTGCCGG GGCCGCGGACCCCCCGCCGCCGCTCTAGCTCGTCGTCGGATTCCGCTGACGCCAGCCCTGCAGGCGCCTACCACTCGGCGTCAGCCGAGTCCATGGACGAGATTCCAGTGGCTCAGACGCGCCTAGGCAGCGCCGGGGTGGCGCTGCAGGCGCGTGCGCCGGCCGTTTTCGTAAGCCCGAGTAGCGGCGAGCCCGGTGCGCGGGGCGGCCCGGAAGCCGGTCCCGCTTAG
- the ZDHHC1 gene encoding probable palmitoyltransferase ZDHHC1 isoform X3: MYKMNICNKPSNKTAPEKNVWTAPAQASGPSPELQGQRSRRNGWSWPPHPLQIVAWLLYLFFAVIGFGVLVPLLPHHWVPAGYACMGAIFAGHLVVHLTAVSIDPADANVRDKSYAGPLPIFNRSQHAHVIEDLHCNLCDVDVSARSKHCSACNKCVCGFDHHCKWLNNCVGERNYRVASALLGVLLLVLVATYVFVEFFVNPMQLRTNRHFEVLKNHTDVWFVFLPAAPVETQAPAILALAALLILLGLLSTALLGHLLCFHIYLMWHKLTTYEYIVQHRPPQEAKGAHRELESCPPRMRPIQEMEFYMRTFSHVRPEPPGQARPASVNANPSRFLATRGHVEPPPPSSPETLALPPRIRPQKKRKRRMYKVRTSRTLDREPPLPRLPGPRTPRRRSSSSSDSADASPAGAYHSASAESMDEIPVAQTRLGSAGVALQARAPAVFVSPSSGEPGARGGPEAGPA; the protein is encoded by the exons atgtacaag ATGAACATCTGCAACAAGCCCTCTAACAAGACAGCCCCTGAGAAGAATGTGTGGACAGCACCTGCACAGGCCAGCGGACCCTCCCCGGAGCTGCAGGGCCAGCGGTCCCGCCGGAATGGGTGGAGCTGGCCCCCTCACCCGCTCCAGATTGTGGCCTGGCTGCTGTACCTCTTCTTTGCTGTGATTGGCTTTGGGGTCCTTGTTCCCCTCCTGCCTCACCACTGGGTGCCTGCTGGCTATGCT TGCATGGGCGCCATCTTTGCTGGTCACCTCGTGGTGCACCTGACTGCTGTTTCCATCGACCCAGCAGATGCCAATGTGCGGGACAAGAGCTATGCTGGGCCCCTGCCCATCTTCAACCGCAGCCAACATGCACACGTCATTGAAGACCTGCACTGCAACTTGTGCGACGTGGATGT GAGTGCTCGTTCCAAGCACTGCAGCGCCTGCAACAAATGCGTGTGCGGCTTCGACCACCACTGCAAGTGGCTCAACAACTGCGTGGGCGAGAGGAACTACCG TGTGGCATCTGCCTTACTGGGCGTCCTGCTCCTCGTGCTGGTGGCCACTTATGTCTTTGTGGAGTTCTTTGTCAACCCCATGCAGCTGCGTACCAACCGCCACTTTGAAG TCTTGAAGAATCACACAGATGTGTGGTTCGTGTTCCTGCCTGCTGCCCCTGTGGAGACACAGGCTCCTGCCATCCTGGCTCTGGCTGCCCTTCTCATCCTTCTGGGCCTGCTCTCCACAGCCCTGCTCGGCCACCTGCTCTGCTTCCACATTTATCTCA TGTGGCACAAGCTCACCACCTATGAATACATCGTGCAGCATCGTCCGCCCCAGGAGGCAAAGGGGGCCCACAGGGAGCTTGAGTCATGTCCCCCCAGGATGCGGCCCATTCAG GAGATGGAGTTCTACATGCGGACCTTCAGCCATGTGCGCCCAGAGCCCCCTGGCCAGGCCAGGCCTGCCTCAGTGAATGCTAA CCCCTCCCGGTTCCTTGCCACCCGCGGCCACGTGGAGCCTCCACCGCCCTCCTCCCCAGAGACTCTCGCTCTGCCCCCCCGGATCCGACCCCAG aaaaaaaggaagcgGCGCATGTATAAGGTACGGACCTCCAGAACCTTGGACCGGGAGCCCCCGTTGCCCAGGCTGCCGG GGCCGCGGACCCCCCGCCGCCGCTCTAGCTCGTCGTCGGATTCCGCTGACGCCAGCCCTGCAGGCGCCTACCACTCGGCGTCAGCCGAGTCCATGGACGAGATTCCAGTGGCTCAGACGCGCCTAGGCAGCGCCGGGGTGGCGCTGCAGGCGCGTGCGCCGGCCGTTTTCGTAAGCCCGAGTAGCGGCGAGCCCGGTGCGCGGGGCGGCCCGGAAGCCGGTCCCGCTTAG